The DNA segment CCCTGGGAGCAAATTTACTAGAggtaaataaatcaaaataatatAAGTATGCATGTAAACGTCACTGTCAAACTTAGCCTTCCCAAGTTTTCAAAGTTAATCTTTGCATCATCTCTCCATACTACTTCCTTGCTGAGTGACACACATTAGATAGTAACACAAAGAGGACATATATGACGTTATGTATAATGTTACATATTAAAGCCTGTTGGAAGAGGGTAGAGCTGCTGGCGTCTTTGTGAGCACTACCTAGGGGGCCGTTTTTCACCCCAGCCTGAGCCTTCCTCCTGTTGATTGACTNNNNNNNNNNCTCCTCAAAGTCTGCACTTAGGTCACGATGGAGTCATATCAGCTTCCTTGCGGTTATCTTTGTGCAcatatttagatttatttcaGAAATATAACAGTGTCTCCTGTCTATTTTGCTGCATTTGGCAATGGGAGCGGATTAAGTTATGGTAAACTTATCTTTGCTATGACTCTCAGACAATGCCAACACTTATGTCGTAGGTCTATGGGCAGCGTGTAACATAGaaatctttttttgacatacatcatgactttttttaaaacatactagACTGTGACAACTGTCAACATgcaatactatgacattttttgacttttttttacataccatactatgacgtttttgactttttttgacgtactatatgaggatttttatgacttttttaaacactagaCTGTGACAACTGTCAACAAACAGTACTatactgtgacattttatgactttttttgacatatcatactatgacgtttttgactttttcgacatactatgcaatgatttttatgattttttttaaaacacactagACTGTGACAACTGTCAACAAacaatactatgacattttttgacttttattgacatactatgacatttgGCATATTAtagacttttttcgacataccatacaGTAacgtttttgactttttttgacatactatatgatgacttttatgacttttttaaaacatactagACTGTGACAACTGTCAACAAAcagtactatactatgacattttatgactttttttgacatatcatactatgacgtttttgacttttttgacatactatgcaatgatttttatgatttttttaaaacacactagACTGTGACAACTGTCAACAAacaatactatgacatttttNNNNNNNNNNNNNNNNNNNNNNNNNNNNNNNNNNNNNNNNNNNNNNNNNNNNNNNNNNNNNNNNNNNNNNNNNNNNNNNNNNNNNNNNNNNNNNNNNNNNNNNNNNNNNNNNNNNNNNNNNNNNNNNNNNNNNNNNNNNNNNNNNNNNNNNNNNNNNNNNNNNNNNNNNNNNNNNNNNNNNNNNNCATACTGGACTGTGACAACTGTCAACAAAcagtactatactatgacattttatgacttcttttgacataccatactctgacatttttgacttttttgacgtactatataatgatttttatgactttttttaaacacactagACTGTGACAACTGTCAACAAANNNNNNNNNNtactatgacattttttgacttttattgacatactatgacaacatttggaatattatgccatgactttttgacatactaaactactttttaattcctttttttgacttactcttctatgacatttttcgacatgctatactatgacaactttcaacatattatacccTGACTTTTTCTGACGTACTATACTGTgacatttgtgacttttttgacatactatactacgagtTTTAATGACTTCTTtcaacatcctatactatgacattattccacatactgtttttttgacatgctatactgtgacagttgttgactttttttgacatgctattctatgactttttcatcacttttttcaactaaCTGTACTTTGACTCTTTCAACACACTACACGTGGGTGTACTGTGGTGAAGGGGTTACCGATGCTCCAGTCCAGGGTGGGAAGTTTGGACGTTCCTCCAGAAGTTTTCTGACGTGCTATGCATTGAATTTTGATGACAACTTTCAACATGGTATACTCTAAATGTTTATAAATTCTAACGACATTGTATGGTGTGAcattctttgacattttttgactctcctcaggactttttaCAACTCTGTGGTGGCCACTGCtatcctttatgctgtggtttgctggaggggggggggggcttggacagggacaggagcagacccaatagactgatcaggggagcaagctctgtcctggactgtcctctggaccccgtagaggaagtaggggagaggaggatgttagctaagctgacatccatcatggacaacacccccccccccccctccatgacACTGGGGGGTCCCTGAGACTGTGTCCCAGTGTCTGAAGAAGCCTGTGTGTAAGAAgtagaggtaccgcaggtcgtcagactctacaacacctgcaccacctgacgGCTCTATGTACATctgtacatatttatatttttccattccgAGTacttttgtaatattatttattatggtCACACttcaatataatttatattatggttattttcttttgctatattatttaactACATATTATTTTATTCACTTCCTTACTTACATTGCAGTGTTGTTTGTACTATGGccacctcactttactttactttaaaatactttttatagggtgccactttacattcattcagtactttttgcacattaNNNNNNNNNNGTTGGTTTGCTTTTTACTGTGGAAATACTGCTGCTGTCAcgagggaatttccccactgtgggatggataaagtattatctagtctttttttttgacatactacgctatgactttttcaacacttttatcaACAGACTTTGGTTTTTGTTGACATACGATAGTATGACTCTTTTCAAAATACTACGTGTGTGTACTGTGGTGAAGGGGTTACCGATGCTCCAACCAGCTCCAGCAAGGACTCTGGTTCAATACCCAGTCCAGGGTGTAACGTTTGTAGGTTCTTCcagactttctttgacatactatgtgTTAAATGTTGTCACTTTTAATGACAACTTTCAACAAACAATGCTATGACTTTTCTCGGCTTactaaattatattttgttgacttttttttgacatactatactgtgacttttttgacatgacaACTGTCAACATAAATACCCAAAATCTAGACCAATCTAGACAAAATCTagaccacactactgcactaatgcaacctggacaNNNNNNNNNNttacatttacattttagcatattatttaagccgttgcacatttttgttcccccatgctgtacatattcaaatatttgttctttttactttattcgtattattatttcatgtatattgtatgtatgtatatttttcctagtatttcatttatatttatattttgtgctttgtgactgattttgctgctgtaacacaggaatttcccatttttcttgggatcaataaacatctatctatctatctatctagacgCATATTCTAAATGTGCTGTTAACATGTCCAAAAAAAGGGATTAAACAATGTTTAAATTACCTTTATCAAATTTGGAATGCTGTCATATTTGTAATAATAGTGAAATAGAAATGTTCATGTGAATGTGTcactgtaaaacattttatgtacaaattTCACATTTAGCTTCATGCACTTTGTAAAGTTAGTCCATTTAGTAAAAAAATGCTCTCTCATTGGATGTTATGTTGTATTGTGCAATTACTGATGGAAATCCCCTGACTGtcgaggttttttttttttttaattaggtgATTTTCTTCTATCAGTGTGGCCGGGTTTTCTTCCAGATCTGTGCCCCCACCTTATCTCTCCGTGAACTACTGGCCACAGTAGGCCAGACTAATCCAGATCACTTTCCCAAAGCTGCTGTTCCTAAAAGGGATTACAGTGGTTAACCTATCGCTTTAGCGGACTCTCAATGAGCCTCTGCAGCACCTGATCCCATCGCTGCTCAACCAGATGCCTGGAACCCCTCAGAGGACCAGGATGAAAACATGGCGTGTAGATAGAGACTCCACAGCTCACTGTGGAActgttttgttgggtttgacCACAAACTCTGACCTCCCCTGCAATTGAAACTCAAGTGTTTCAAGGAAGAATTAAGTTTTTGAAAACCCTTTTCAGTGATTTACTAATTTTCCTGCTCTATGAGATCAAAAGGCTTTAAGTCGCTTCACATTCTTTCTCAGCATTTATCACAGCGCTAGTTGCAAACTGATGTCAGCCGCTGTGTATTAATGACAGGATATTATCCCCACTGATGGGAAATGTATGCTATTGGCTGTAACAGTGTCTGTGCTGTGATAAGTAGCTTCCTAAAAAGATATTAGCAGTTAATTGTCCCTCTGCTTCTTTCTTGCAACGCTCCTTGAATGAAAGCCATTGTGTGCTAAAGGACAAAGCAACGTTCTGCTCATAGGCTATCTCTCTTGAGTTCCATTTAAGAGGAAATGAATGTTTGGCCCTTTATGATTGCTGCCTCGAGTGCGGACTAGTGTCGCTAGCTGCTGCTACATTACCTGCCAGGTCATTCTCCACAGCTGGCTAACTTTAAATCATGACCACCTAGGTGGCAGACACCTCTGTGAGTCACGTCACTGACAGCATAATGATTAGGGTAGCAGGTGTATCAATTGGATTAGAGCAAAGTTGATAAGGCCAGAGATCCAGCTCGCACACATTGCAGCATTGATCAACAGACTGTGTGAGCTGCAGGACGTCAGGACATCACATAGAGAGGCAGTAAAGGTGACACTGTTTTTCTTTAGACCTCATGACAAAGAGCGGCCCAGTGACCTTCAACTGCAGCAGGATATCTGATGGGAGGGTGCTTCAGGGAGGGTCGCTTTCAATATGAGGATGCCTCTGGTTTCTCTGAGGGAGAATGGCATCCTTTGTCCCAGAGACCACAAGGACATGGGGGATTTGTGGGGGAGATTTAAGAGTAAGTCATAGGCACTTTGACCCCCAGGCTTGAAAGTATCTTGAAAACAGGTAAAGTTTGAAAAAGCACCTGCAATCTGTCTTAAAGGCTTTTAAGAAGTGTTACTGCTCTGGTAGCTTTCATAGTGAGCTGTGTTTGATTCAACAATCTCCtactaggtgtgtgtgtgtgtgtgtgtgtgtgtgtgtgtgtgaaatctgGCCAAAGACAGCCTCTATAACATCAAGAACAGGCCAATTAGAAAAGGATTAAGGTATTGATATCAGTGAGCGCCCCCAGACTCTCCTGGCAGACCAAAGGGGACTTGGTCAGGAAAGTGAGAAGCTTGTGTATGGGGCTGAGCTAGCAGACAAACAGAGCCAACACAGTGTGTTCATATATCAGTTTCCACAGTGCAGAGATGCGCTGGCAGGGCTGTCACTGACTCTTAATACTGGTTTGATCACCGGTTCAAATGGCTTAAATTGTGCCCTTGCAATTACATGAGACGTCATTAAAAAGGCATGTAAGTAGTTTATTCCTTTGTTCAGTTGGAACACATTCTTCATATCATTTATGACACGTTCAAGCATTTCAACCAGACAATCTCCGGCAGTTATAACATTATAACATCATAAGTAAACTTGATTGCGCATGAACAACTTGATGCTTTATATATGGGTTTGCATTcagtactatatatatatatatatatatataaatacacatacatactacTGGTCAAATGTTTGAGGTCAGAAATTTCTATTAcgctccattatagacagaatagcggctgagatcagttgcattgtttttttgtttttaaacagggcagcagttttttaGATTACATTCAGATTATGtgttacataattgcaaaagggttctctgatgtttttctagttagttttttaaaatcatatcagaatgtgcctttggaacttAGGATGactggttgctgataatggccGATGTAGacattgcattaaagatcagccccccccccccccccccccccccccccagatcaGCTGGCATTGTTTCTTTAATGGactggtatggaaatttgtaagtcaccccaaacttttgaccggtagtgtgtatatataaacctaaatatataaataactgTGTTTCTCATATCAATATACACAttcagtacataaatacatgacACAGCATAGAAATATAACTTGATGCCATATAAAACAATGGAAAACATACAGATTCCTTGCTCGATCATCTCAATGAATCTTGCTGTAAAATTGCACGATCTCTCAGTAGAACATGTAACGAGTCCtcctgaataaatgaatgagaaCTCAGTGGGGTGTAATTCACAGTCAATAACATTCAGTGCATCCAAATCCCTGTAATACAAGCCATGAACACAGTCACATGTTCTCAAGATAAGCTCACCGAACCTCACCGGTGCCTGAGGCATGTGCATGAATTTGGCAAGCACGGTTTTGTGTGCGCAGCATCACTCCATGAACATGTTGCTCGATATGAACACCTAGAACATCAAGACATGCAGATACATGCAAATGTTTGAGATGCACGACAACTAATGATCTTGGTTTTAAAAGTTGAGTGACATTTTATAAGCAGGTTAATTCTCAAAAGTGTTGCTGTCTCCTCACGCTGAGGacgctctcctcctccctctaaAACCAGGCTGTCCCCTCCTTTACTAGCATTAGCATCTCTGCCGCTTCATTTTTGACTCAGGTGTCAAAAGCCTGAGTCTGGGAAGAGATGCTGGACTCCTGCAAGACCTCCCAGCCCTCCCCCTTTTCCCGAATCAACTGCTGACTGAAGGGCTGCATGGGGGTTCACCTGACTGCCGCTCTGTTCTCCTGGACTTTGAAAGAAAAGCCAAACTGCTGACTCCTTTGACCGCTGGCTTTGAAATAGAGCGTGTTTACTGGACTCATTTCTGCTATTAATAGCACCATGCTGTTTCCATGTCCCATAGAGAACAACACATTACGTGCCAGGTCATGAGGCTGACATTGGCAACTCCCACTTACATTAAGCAGAGACTAAATTAACCTGACATTGAACAAGGAGGATGTGGTCTAAAGTGTGTGCTGGTGCTGGTAGGATGACACTGTGAAAAATGAGGGCATGACTAAGGGATCTGGTGTTGAGTTTGAATTTCATTGTCACTTTGATTGCATGGTAATCTTCTTTATGGCACATTCATATTGCTGAAATAAGACCTACTGCTTCATTACGCATGCATGAATGCTGATGGAACACTTACAACACCTTTCGTAAGGGGTTTCTCTAACGCCTTTGTCATTTGTGTTGTAAGAGAGGACCTCCAGATGAGTCATGTCTGCACTAAGACGTGGTTGATCTTAGCAACCACACAATGAAGAGATTACAAACCAGGGTTGAGCTGAGAAGTGATACAGAACTTATTATGTTCATGGATGTCGCACTGCAGCACAGGATGCCTCGCTCTAGTTGGGTTGGGACAGTCCCAAGGCCGTGGCGATGGCGGCCAGGAGGAGGGTGGAACTGACCAGGATCACTACGCTTCCCGACCGGAACACCTGCCGACCGTTCAGGGGCTGGACCGGCCTAAAGTTCCCCACCATGGGCTTTCCATTGTGGAACTGAAGCTCAGAGAACACCCGCAACTGGAGGAACAGAGGGTAAATGTTAGACTCAAGCTTCTGGAAAGAGATCAGTCTTAGAATACTAAGAATGAAATCTAAGTGCTGTATTTGACAGGGTCAACCACAACATATTACTAGGAAAACTGGATTGGACTTGATGGCAGAGCTAAACTGGTTTTAAATCCTACTTAAAGAACAGGGTCTATAGGTAATTACACATCTAAGCGAGCAAACGTGAtgtgtggagttccccaaggctccattttGGGGCCTCTTGTGTTTAACAactacaaaatcaacaattgGATGTGTCAAGCGGCAGGTTTTGGAAAAACGCAATGCTTTTACCTTTAGTAGACTACTGTAACAGTGTCTTTACATGTCTTTGTAAAACAATCTATACTGtaagtggatcacatcactccagttctgaagtccttaCACTGGCTTCTTGTCTattaaagaattgatttcaaaatactaaTGTTGGTCTATAAAGCATTGAAGGGTTAAGGGCCATGATACGATCTGCTGCTACATTATGAACCATCCATAcatctcaggtcatctgggacagctCTGCAtactgtccccagagtcagaactcaACAGGGAGAAGCAGTGTTCAGTctcctgctgtttttttttactcttgcCATTGCTCAGGCAATTATGGTAATGACTGTGGTATTTAACAGAAAGTCAGAAATGTACCTTATAACTAAAAGACAAATACAGTATAAACGTAAAAACTAAATTCACTTGCATGCCTTTACATTTCTGGTATTTTTTCCTAACCTGATCCATGCTCAGAGGGATGGTGCTCTCAAACACAGTCCAAATTACAGCCTCAGTGCACCCTGGGGTGGTCAGAGAGCCCTTGTAGCGGTAGAAGTTGGTCAGATTCTTCTCAGGTGGGATCAGTTGTGCCAGTGAGACGGAGGGCAGAGAAGTATTGCTATCTGAAAACCAGAAGAAACGTTACCAACACACACTGTGCAGCCATGTCTTTAGTTGCTTCGATCAAACTTACATGTAGTACTTACTTGTAGCTGTGATTCTTCGCAGAGTGTTGATGATGGGGTCATACTTTCGGTTTGCACTGTTGGACCTCTGAGAATGGaaatatacacaatacatacaccTTTGGCACAGTTCTCGTCCAATCTGAGATATGTTCTGTAATAGCAGTTTGATTTCAACAATAAAGGATTTAAAGTGGTTACCTCATAGAAGAACCCAAGGACTGCAACTCCCTCTGGGTCTGCTAGTGCTGTTGTCAGATCAGTGTAATGCTGCTTCATGTGAACAATGTGCAACTGTTGAGACAATATTGCAGATGTTACCACAAGTCATTTTTACAGTGGGTTTTATAATCTTATTGTAGATATACGACCAACACAAATGTGTAGAGTAGGCCTACATTTCGTGCTCTAACAATAGAACACCTAAAAAAGAGTTCAAGTGAATACTTTCTTTCAAAGACGTGCTTTAAGGGACTAAAAAGTTTTCCTAACCAATGTTAAAATCCCAAATTAGTAGAATCAAATGGTGCAGccatacaaaaagaaaatgaaatgccaAGTTAAAGGATAAGTCTAATGTTGTTACATATTGTCAACAAattccatgaaaagaccaacGCTAACAACAAAGTGtggtttattttgagtcaacCCTTCATGCACCATCCTGCTGCCATAAATACTCACTAACACGTCCTATTTCGGTAATGTTTGTAAAACTACAGTATGCAGGGAAGTATTgagcctttaaaaaaactatttgtggcctgttttaaagatttaatatattttagcAAATCACCAGCCTTGCCCTttaaattcacagtttattcTCATACATATTTCAATTGTTGGTGTGTTTCCAGCTGTTAGGTATAAGCAAACCTTTAACAGTTAATCACATCAGTTAATAACCTGAATGAAGACAGCNNNNNNNNNNTGTATAGTAAGGTTATGGTACCTCCATGGGATATTGTTCTCCATCGATGGTGTGTTCAGAGCCGGGCCCGCCCTGTTTGCCCCAGTGCATGTGGAACTGCACAGCCTTGTAGGTGGTCGGGAGGNNNNNNNNNNAGATGGTGCTGAGGTGAGGAACTCCAACCCTGACTGTAGTGTACGTACGCAGAGCACAATGACATCACACAACAGCGTCACAGGACTGAGGGGTTTCTTATGTTTAATGGAGAATATGCTCACCTGAGTGTCCGTTGTTCTTGATTGAGTCTCTGAAGATCTGCTGATAGTTGTCGAACTCCAAAGGTGTCAATCGCTCATCTTTCAAAGTCTTCCTGGTGACGATGTTGATGGGCGACTGGTGGTGTCCATCACAGTTGCTGTTGGCGTGGCCCCACTTGTCCGGTgctaaaacaagaaaaacacccAAGTTAAACAAGTTGGACTGTTTTAGAGTGGGTCAAATCTTGTTGGTATGATCTTCTTTTAGCTCCCATTGGTTTTAATTGAAGCATTGGGTAGGCTAATGTTTTAGATGCCTACAGGTGACTGTAAATCTTCCATTCATGGAGTACCACAGGGATGTGtcctcatcttcttcatctACATGTTACCTTTGGATcaaatatttcttctttttttcttacacaGAACATACACAAAACTCCCAGGCAAGGTAGTTACATGTCAGAGGGAACAGGTATAAATGGGTTATCTTAGAACCTCGTTCAGTTCTCCAGActacaataaatcaaaatgtattatcaTAGGTTCAGATTCTCCAGTTAGGTATTCCTTCACACTTCAGACTAACAAGTTAACTTGTTTGTCCAAAATTCAATCTTTTTCGTTTGCAAAGCCCTTTGAAACCGTGGtccatgtattttttatttttattacatccCAATGATATTACTAGAACTCTCCATGTTCTGGTCCGAGTCAGTACAACCTATCCAAACATCGTCTGCTTCAGAGGCTGAAAAACTTGCAGGCTCTTTATCTTCATTAAAATCTCACTTGAAAGCACAATATTTTAGAATAGGATTTTCTCAAATTGTTTTATTCTGTGCTTTCACACTCGCATTGAATTTGTTAAATTGCTCCTTATTTTAATTGTCTTTCTTTTACAGCCCTTTCCATCCGTTGGTTTCATGTCCTATGTATGTGTAGCAATTTGCTTTAGAAAAGTACCACATAAATAAAGTTGTTATAATCAAACATTGTTACAATCTTTGAATTTAAATGAGCTTACTGTTGCACTGCTGATCGCAGGTGAACTGGGAATGATAGCACCAATCTGAAACACAGAAAATCAAACAACAGTTGTCAAGGTGAAAAGCTTGCCAATTCCATCTTTAAATTTGATGTCAGCAACCAGCAAACAATGTAaggattacaacacacacacacacacacacacacacacacNNNNNNNNNNacacacacacacacacacagacacacacacacacagcttgcaTTGTTAACCTCTGCGTGACACAAACAAGCTCAGCCTATTGTGAGGGCAAAATGGGATGTTTCTCCACACTGAAAAATGTCCAGCTAGATTTAACTAGATGTATTTACAAATGGGTCCTTTTattaatagtttttttccctTACTGTAAACAGTAAATTGTCCTCCTATTGGCTGAAGTCAGCTGTTATTCCTTGCCATACAAACCCCCCCAATACACAGGAATTGTCTTCCTATTCACAAAAAAACGTTGTTTGTGCTTTATCTTTCCGTGTTATCCGGACAAACCGAGCCAATCTTTTGCATCAGCGAGGTCCCATTCTTACATGGTTATCTGAGGATGTATTAATATTTCACAATTTGTTTGCATGTTTCCACCCTGTGCTGGGAGACAAATATCTGCAGCTATCTCGCAAATCaaatatttatgaaaaacacacatgccATTGAAAAATACAGGGAGGGTTTCCCGCTCTGTTGCTCCACTGGAGCGAGGCCTGTTTCCGACCAAGTAGTTACAGGAACGTATATGCAAAAATCCCTGCGATTGGAAAAAGCGGCTAAAGTTTGATTTTTTGCCATGttggtaaggcaaggcaaggcaaggcagctttatttgtagagcacatttcagcaacagggcaattcaaagtgctttacataaaatcagttaaacagataaaacacaagtacaaacagttaaaaatcataagcattaaaaaccaataaaacacatgaatagacagttaaaaacaaaatagaaacattaggacacctaaaaccaaaacagttaagggatttataaactagcaagagtactttgaaatcaattctttgagacacaggaagccagtgtaaagacttcagaactggagtgatgtgatccagtctcttggtcttagtgaggactcgagcagcagcgttctgaatcagctgcagctgtctgattgattttttagggagacctgtaaagaccccgttacagtagtcaagtctactgaagatgaaagcatggaccagtttttccaagtcctgttgacacataagtcctttaacccttgatacattcttaaggtgatagtaggctgactttgttattgtcttaatgtggctgttaaagttcaggtctgagtccatgactacactaacatttctggctttgtctgttgtttttaaaattgttgtNNNNNNNNNNgctgagcgcagacttttaatcgttcctctttgtTGAGCTGTTTCCTCCTGTATATACGTTTATGTAGCAGGGGGGCTAAATTTGGAGGGGGTTCAGATTGTATTCACTGGTGCCATCGTTCACTGTGCTGGTTGCAGTAAACAAAGATATGCTAATTTCTTTGATTTAAGATTCCTATTCTTGTTCCAggatttgcatgtgtgtgagtgatcaCTGCAGACAAAAGAAATCCTACAACTCAGCGGCTGTGGcttagtggtagagcggttgcctgcaagggttggtggtttgattccTAATCCaacagtcccatgtcaaagtgggCCAGACACTGATGCTGCACCATTGGTGTGtcgatgtgtgtgagtgtttatctgatgattggacggcagcctcggccagtgtgtgtgaatggagaaTGGTTCCTGGGGGATTTGAGTAGTCGTAGACTAGACACAGCACTttataaaaacagtccatttacatctACTCTGTGACTACCTGTGAGGGTATTAAAAGATTATGACTAATTTCAAACTTTCGCCTGCTACATGGCCTGACAGCATGGGCCATAGCTgtaaaaatgtgtcattttctgTCCTATGAAATATGCATCAAAGCCACAgttaaattctgttttattaCAGCAGGAGTCGTAAAAACAGATTTACTGATAACATCTGATAACTGTGATAATAAAACTTCCCAGTCATCAGTCAAGATGTTTTATAGCACATGACAGTGGCTGCAAAATTACTCCCATGGAAAGTTTAATTTCTGCAAAATAGCCAAATGTTTGTAAAAGCAGTGATATGTTTAATCAAGTATTGTACGTATTGGAGGTACTTTTTTAATTCCatttgatacttttactttctACGTATtacactacatttcagagggtaaatattgtagtttttactccactacatttggcAGTTACTTAAAgttttttcacacaaaacatATGCTGAGCTGATGAATATGATGTACTGCTATAGATTCAAATAACTCCTAACTGGCAGTATTTCAACAGCAATATCAGAAA comes from the Etheostoma spectabile isolate EspeVRDwgs_2016 chromosome 13, UIUC_Espe_1.0, whole genome shotgun sequence genome and includes:
- the ca4a gene encoding carbonic anhydrase 4a, with the translated sequence MQQLILLTSFWTICTGSADWCYHSQFTCDQQCNTPDKWGHANSNCDGHHQSPINIVTRKTLKDERLTPLEFDNYQQIFRDSIKNNGHSVRVGVPHLSTIXXXXLPTTYKAVQFHMHWGKQGGPGSEHTIDGEQYPMELHIVHMKQHYTDLTTALADPEGVAVLGFFYERSNSANRKYDPIINTLRRITATNSNTSLPSVSLAQLIPPEKNLTNFYRYKGSLTTPGCTEAVIWTVFESTIPLSMDQLRVFSELQFHNGKPMVGNFRPVQPLNGRQVFRSGSVVILVSSTLLLAAIATALGLSQPN